AAACTGGGCGAGTCGCGCCTCATGGTGTATCGTCCCGGCGCATGACACAACCCAGGGGTGCCACCATGACCCGCCATGCCCGACTCACGCCGAAATCGGCCGGCTTCTCCATGCCCGCCGAATGGGCGCCCCACGCCCGGACGTGGATGATGTGGCCCTCCCGACCCGAGGTCTGGGACGACATGGCCGCCACCTGTCGCGCCTACACGGCCGTCGCCCATGCGATCCGCGACTGCGAGCCGCTCACCATGCTCGTCCGCCCCGAGGACGCCGCGACGGCCCGCGCCATGCTGGGCGCCGATATCGACCTGCTCGAGGCGCCCATCGACGACAGTTGGGCGCGCGACGCGGGGCCGTGCTTCCTGGTGAACGCGGCGGGCGAGCGCGCGGGCGTCTCCTTCCGCTTCAACGCCTGGGGCGGCAAGTATCACCCCCATGACGGCGACGATGCCGCGGGTTCCGTGATCCTCGACGCCGCCGGCGTCCGGGCCTTCGCCTCCGATCTCGTGGCCGAGGGCGGCGGCATCGCCGTGGATGGCGAGGGCACGATCCTCACCACCGAAAGCTGCTTTCCCAATGCCAACCGCAATCCCGACTGGACGCGCGACGCGATCGAGAGCGAACTGAAGGAGATGCTGGGCGGCGACAAGGTGATCTGGCTCCCCGGCAACGCGCTCGAGACCGAGACCGACGGGCATGTCGACGGCATCGCCGCCTTCGTGGCCCCCGGCGTCGTCATGGTCGAGGCGCTGACGCCCGATGCGGGCGAATGGCACCGCATCGCCGAGGACAACATCGCCGCGCTCACCGGCCAGACCGACGCACGGGGCCGCCCGATCACGCTCGTCCGCATCCCCGAGGCGTCCGACGCCGACAGCGGCGGACATGACGACCGGTTCTGCCGCAGCTACGTCAATTCCTACATCTGCAACGATGCCGTCATCATGCCCGAATACGGCATCCGCACCGATGACGAGGTGCGCGAGATCTTCGAGGGCCTCTTCCCCGCCCGCCGCATCCTCGGCGTCCCCGTCTCCGCCATCGCCATCGGCGGCGGCGGCATCCACTGCATCACCCAGCAGGAGCCGGCGGGGCGGGGGTGATCCGAAACGGTCGTGAAATTTCGCCCTAAAATTTCACGATATTCACATCAGCATACCTGACCTTTCCCGACCGCGCGCACCGTTAAACCGGCCTCCGGACCGCCTGCGCACCGACGCGATACCGACGTGGATACCGACGTGGATACCGACGTTGCGAAATGCTCCCGTAACCCCTGTTAACCAAGGCCCCGCGCGCCGATTCGCGGTACGAGACCCGCACATGCCGTCCCGGTCCGTTAACATCCCGTCAGGACGGGTTAATCCCGCGCGCCGCGTCGCGGCAGCCGGTCCCGCACCAGCGCGTGCCAGAACGCGGCGCCGATGGGCAGCAGCGCGTCGTTGAAATCATAGTCCGGCGCGTGCAGCGGCCGCCCGTGCGCGCCCGTCTCGCCATTGCCCAGAAGCAGCAGGCACCCCGGCACGCGCGCCGTGAACTGCCCGAAATCCTCCGAGAAGCTCATCGGCTCGCGATCCGCGATCACGGTCAGGCCCTCGGCCCGCGCCGCGCGCAGCACGGCCTCGGTCGGGCCGGCCGCGTTGATCGCCTCGACGAAGGCCGCCTCGAAACCGAAGCCCGCCCTCACCCCGTGCGCCGCCGCCACGCCCTCGACGATCCGCCGCATGAACCCCGCGACCGCCACCCGGTCATCGGGCACCCTTGCGCGCACGTCACCCCGCAGCACCGCGCGCCCCGGCAGCACGTTGCGCGCACCATCGGTCTCGATCTCGGTCACTGACACCACGACCCCCGCGCCGGGGGCCATGCGCCGCGCCACCACCGTCTGGAGCGCAAGGACGATCTCGGCGGCCACGGTCATCACCTCGGCCCCCGCCTGCGGCATCGAGGCATGTCCGCCCTGCCCCTCGAGCGTGATCTCGAACAGGCTTTCCGACGCGCAGATCTGCCCCACCCGCGTCGACACCTCGCCCAGAGGCGCGCCCGGCAGGTTGTGGATCGCGTAGACCTCGCTCATCGGGAACCGCTCCAGCAAACCCGCCTCGATCATCGCCTGCGCGCCCCGCCCGTTCTCCTCGTCCGGCTGGAACAGGAACACGACCCGGCCGTCGAAATCGCGCGCCCGGGCCAGCCGCTCGGCCGCGCCCAGAAGCATCGTCATGTGCCCGTCATGCCCGCAGCCATGCATCCGGCCCGGCACCTCGCTCGCGTGGTCGCGCGCGCCCGTCTCGGAGATGGGCAGCGCGTCCATGTCGGCACGCAACCCGATCGTGTCGTTGCCCCGCCCGGCGCTCAGCACGCCCACGACGCTCACCCCGTCCTCGTGCACCTCGACCCCCAGCTCGCGCAGCCGCTCGGCCACCCGCGCCCGCGTCTCGGTCAGGTCGAACCCCGTCTCGGGCCGGCGATGGAACGCCCGGCGCATCGCGGTCAGCCTGTCGGCGAAATCGGTCATCCATCCTCTCCGTCCGGGGGCGTCTCGACGCGCGGCTCGCTCCCCAGTTCCTCCATCAGGCGCAACACCTCCTCGCGCCACGCCGCGCGCATCGTCTCGGCCAAGACCGAGACCGGGCGGAACCGCGGCGCGAGAATCGCATAGCGATAGCGAAGGTCCTCGGCCAGCGGACGGATGGTCACATCCGCCATCGCAGCGCCCGCCGCGTTAACATGTGCAACGGTCAGAGGGTCAAGGATCGCGCAACATTTTGCGGCTATCACGAATTGCAGGATGGGCAGGAAGGTCTGGCTTTCGATCACCGGGCGGAACCGCAGCCCCCTGGCCCCGAACGCCTCGAGCACCTCGCGCTGATGCACATGCCCCGCCTGCAGCGCGCCCATCGGCATGCCGTCGAGATCGGCAAGCGAAACGGCGCGCGCCTCCGCCAGCGGATGCGTCCCGTGGACCGCGACGAAACACCGGCCCGACAGGATCTCGGCGTCGTAGAGGGTCTCGGCCTCGGGGGTGTCCTGTGCGTCGGCAAAGGCGAAGTCGATGCTCTGCGCCCGCGCCAGCTCGGCGATCTGAACCGAACTGCGCGCCGAGAGCGACACGGTGATCTCCGCGTCCTCCTTCATGTGCCGCGCGACGAAGCGCGGGAACAGCATCGACACCGGCCCCGGCATCGCCGCGATGCTGAGCGCCCCCGCCCGCCCCTCGCGCAGGCTCTGCATCGTATGGCGCACCCGGCTCATCTGGCTCAGAAGCGCGCTCGCCTCGGTCAGCAGGTAATGCGCCTCCGGCACGGGCTTGAGCTTGCGCCCGTCGCGCTGAAAGAGGGTCAGCCCAAGCTGATCCTCCAGCGCCCGGATCGCCGCGCTCACCGCCGGCTGGGTGCGCCCCAGCTTCTGCGCCGCGTCGGAAAGCGAGGCCGAGGTCATGGCCGCGTGAAAGGCTGTAAGCTGCGAGAAATTCATCCCGAAATGATAACCCAATTCTATCGAAACAAAAGATATTCAAATTTGCATTTATTCCGCCCTCCGTTACGGTGAGCGGGATGACTCGTGGCCCATGCCACTCATTTGGGAGGAAAATATGACGTTATTCTCGAAACTTACCGGGGCGGCCCTCGCGCTCGGGTTGACCGCGGGCGCCGGTCTCGCGCAGGAACCCACCTTCTTCCGCATCGGCACCGGCAGCGCGGGCGGCACCTACTTCCCCATCGGCGGGACCATCGCCAACGGCATCTCCTCGCCCCCGGGCTCGCGCCCCTGCGAGGAAGGCGGCCAGTGCGGCGTGCCGGGTCTCATCGCCATCGCGCAATCCACCACCGCCTCGGTCTTCAACAACACCGCCGTCCAGAACGGTGAGCTCGAGGCCGGCCTCGCCGCCGCCGACGTGACCCGCGAGCAGTATCTCGGCGAAGGCACGTTCGAGGGCAAGCCGCACGAGAAGCTGCGCATCGTCGCCAACCTCTATCCCGAGGATCTGCACCTCGTCCTGCCCGAGGGCCAGTCGATCGAAAGCCTCGCCGACCTCGAGGGCAAGCGCGTGGGCATCGCACAGGCCGGGTCGGGCACGCAGGTCGCCGTGCTCAAGATGCTCGAACTCTGGGGCGTCAACCGCGACAACATGGACGAGGCCGAACTGAACAACAGCCAGTCCGCCGAACGCCTCGCCGACGGTCAGCTCGACGCCTATTTCTACGCCGCCGGCTGGCCCGTCGCCGCGATGGTGCAACTGGCCACCACCAAGGGGATGGAACTGCACAGCTTCTCCGAGGAGGATCTCCAGAAGATCAACGAGGCCATCCCGGCCTACATCCCGTCCACGATCCCCGCGGGCGTCTACGAAGGCGTCGATTACGAAGTGAAAACGCCCGCCGTGTCGGCCCTTCTGATCGTGTCCTCCGACCTCGACGAGGACCTGGTCTACGGCATCACCGAGGCGCTCTGGAACGACAACACGCGCAACCTTCTCGACAACGGTCATGCCAAGGGCAAGCAGATCACCCTCGATACGGCGCTCGACGGGGTCATGAACCTCGGCGTGCCGCTTCATCCGGGGGCCGAGAG
This window of the Roseovarius sp. SCSIO 43702 genome carries:
- a CDS encoding TAXI family TRAP transporter solute-binding subunit translates to MTLFSKLTGAALALGLTAGAGLAQEPTFFRIGTGSAGGTYFPIGGTIANGISSPPGSRPCEEGGQCGVPGLIAIAQSTTASVFNNTAVQNGELEAGLAAADVTREQYLGEGTFEGKPHEKLRIVANLYPEDLHLVLPEGQSIESLADLEGKRVGIAQAGSGTQVAVLKMLELWGVNRDNMDEAELNNSQSAERLADGQLDAYFYAAGWPVAAMVQLATTKGMELHSFSEEDLQKINEAIPAYIPSTIPAGVYEGVDYEVKTPAVSALLIVSSDLDEDLVYGITEALWNDNTRNLLDNGHAKGKQITLDTALDGVMNLGVPLHPGAERFYKEKGMIE
- a CDS encoding agmatine/peptidylarginine deiminase, whose amino-acid sequence is MTRHARLTPKSAGFSMPAEWAPHARTWMMWPSRPEVWDDMAATCRAYTAVAHAIRDCEPLTMLVRPEDAATARAMLGADIDLLEAPIDDSWARDAGPCFLVNAAGERAGVSFRFNAWGGKYHPHDGDDAAGSVILDAAGVRAFASDLVAEGGGIAVDGEGTILTTESCFPNANRNPDWTRDAIESELKEMLGGDKVIWLPGNALETETDGHVDGIAAFVAPGVVMVEALTPDAGEWHRIAEDNIAALTGQTDARGRPITLVRIPEASDADSGGHDDRFCRSYVNSYICNDAVIMPEYGIRTDDEVREIFEGLFPARRILGVPVSAIAIGGGGIHCITQQEPAGRG
- a CDS encoding amidohydrolase, encoding MTDFADRLTAMRRAFHRRPETGFDLTETRARVAERLRELGVEVHEDGVSVVGVLSAGRGNDTIGLRADMDALPISETGARDHASEVPGRMHGCGHDGHMTMLLGAAERLARARDFDGRVVFLFQPDEENGRGAQAMIEAGLLERFPMSEVYAIHNLPGAPLGEVSTRVGQICASESLFEITLEGQGGHASMPQAGAEVMTVAAEIVLALQTVVARRMAPGAGVVVSVTEIETDGARNVLPGRAVLRGDVRARVPDDRVAVAGFMRRIVEGVAAAHGVRAGFGFEAAFVEAINAAGPTEAVLRAARAEGLTVIADREPMSFSEDFGQFTARVPGCLLLLGNGETGAHGRPLHAPDYDFNDALLPIGAAFWHALVRDRLPRRGARD
- a CDS encoding LysR family transcriptional regulator; protein product: MNFSQLTAFHAAMTSASLSDAAQKLGRTQPAVSAAIRALEDQLGLTLFQRDGRKLKPVPEAHYLLTEASALLSQMSRVRHTMQSLREGRAGALSIAAMPGPVSMLFPRFVARHMKEDAEITVSLSARSSVQIAELARAQSIDFAFADAQDTPEAETLYDAEILSGRCFVAVHGTHPLAEARAVSLADLDGMPMGALQAGHVHQREVLEAFGARGLRFRPVIESQTFLPILQFVIAAKCCAILDPLTVAHVNAAGAAMADVTIRPLAEDLRYRYAILAPRFRPVSVLAETMRAAWREEVLRLMEELGSEPRVETPPDGEDG